A region from the Kazachstania africana CBS 2517 chromosome 11, complete genome genome encodes:
- the PCP1 gene encoding rhomboid protease PCP1 (similar to Saccharomyces cerevisiae PCP1 (YGR101W); ancestral locus Anc_3.445), translated as MNKLIRCNSFAGTFALSSLHRSQVHKIPYLFNRALLQPHQAHLFVRNFTNNKVLLNRIDKHYTSGSKLARAALYNPFDDSSSDRYSNLNRFQQFQHSNNQKKNTLSSLTIIGLTTMTAIYFGSDYLFDHIPPFTYLKRKPRTLVYILLGINTAIFGLWQLPRCWRFLQKYMLLQKDHIQSKWSIVGSAFSHQEFWHLGFNMLALWSFGTSLASMLGTSNFFSLYMNSAIAGSLFSLWYPKIARMSLMGPSLGASGALFGVMGCFSYLIPNAKILLFVFPIPGGAWVAFLGTLAWNTAGCVLRWGSFDYAAHLGGSLIGVIYGWCIKKEIEKRRQRRKRSLKWF; from the coding sequence ATGAATAAGTTGATAAGATGCAATTCCTTTGCAGGAACTTTTGCATTGAGTTCGCTACATAGGAGCCAAGTGCATAAGATaccatatttatttaacAGGGCACTTCTTCAACCACATCAAGCCCATTTATTCGTAAGAAACTTTACGAATAATAAAGTATTACTCAATAGAATAGACAAGCACTATACCTCTGGGAGTAAGTTAGCGAGAGCTGCTTTGTATAATCCCTTCGATGACAGCTCATCAGACAGATATTCAAACTTGAATagatttcaacaatttcaacATTCCAAcaatcaaaagaagaacacCTTAAGTTCGCTTACCATAATTGGTCTAACTACAATGACAGCAATATATTTCGGTTCTGACTATTTGTTTGATCATATTCCGCCTTTTACTTATCTGAAAAGAAAACCAAGAACTctagtatatatattattaggTATTAATACTGCTATATTTGGCCTCTGGCAATTACCGAGGTGCTGGAGATTTCTACAGAAGTATATGCTACTACAAAAAGACCatattcaatcaaaatGGTCGATAGTTGGAAGCGCATTTTCACATCAGGAATTTTGGCATTTGGGTTTCAATATGCTTGCTCTGTGGTCTTTTGGTACATCTCTTGCATCGATGCTGGGAacttccaattttttctcgTTATACATGAACAGTGCAATAGCTGGATCATTATTTTCGCTATGGTATCCAAAGATTGCAAGAATGTCTTTAATGGGGCCTAGTCTTGGTGCAAGTGGGGCCTTATTTGGTGTCATGGGATGCTTTTCGTATTTGATTCCCAATGCCAAGATTCTTTTATTTGTATTTCCTATTCCCGGTGGTGCTTGGGTAGCATTCTTGGGAACTTTAGCTTGGAATACGGCTGGCTGTGTATTACGTTGGGGATCATTTGATTATGCTGCACACTTGGGCGGATCTCTAATTGGTGTCATATATGGTTGGTGCATAAAGAAGGAAATCGAAAAGAGAAGACAAAGACGCAAAAGATCTTTGAAATGGTTTTGA
- the GTF1 gene encoding glutamyl-tRNA(Gln) amidotransferase subunit F (similar to Saccharomyces cerevisiae YGR102C; ancestral locus Anc_3.446) encodes MFKQLRVKQLCFYSNRASVQSKFTTIGQVKKYLEQPSWSLKESFNKIESVEEVSQKEFDKLMKLSGFSQDTKGFKKALNKQIAFINQLDSVPLTGTSVNERYARLLPRKTKSLTYTDLLTKIKEQKSAKYPDETTGYWDPTSAATASRNKFFVVAKNQFSK; translated from the coding sequence ATGTTCAAACAATTAAGAGTAAAGCAATTGTGTTTTTACAGCAACAGGGCAAGTGTACAATCTAAATTCACCACTATTGGCCAGGTAAAAAAGTATCTGGAACAACCATCATGGTCTCTAAAAGAGTCATTTAATAAGATAGAAAGTGTAGAAGAAGTTTCCCAGAaggaatttgataaattaatgAAGCTGTCAGGGTTTTCTCAAGATACAAAAGGGTTCAAGAAAGCATTGAATAAACAAATTGCATTTATAAATCAATTAGACTCAGTTCCGTTGACAGGCACTTCTGTGAATGAACGGTATGCGAGGTTATTACCAAGGAAAACAAAGTCATTGACGTATACCGATCTTTTGACTAAAAtcaaagaacaaaaaagtGCCAAATACCCTGATGAGACTACCGGCTACTGGGATCCAACATCTGCCGCTACTGCCTCCAGAAATAAATTCTTTGTTGTTGCGAAAAACCAATTtagtaaataa
- the NOP7 gene encoding mRNA-binding ribosome synthesis protein NOP7 (similar to Saccharomyces cerevisiae NOP7 (YGR103W); ancestral locus Anc_3.447), which yields MRIKKKNTRGNARNFITRSQAVRKLQVSLADFRRLCIFKGIYPREPRNKKKANKGSTAPTTFYYSKDIQYLMHEPVLAKFREHKTFAKKLTKALGRGEVSSAKKLEENRSSYKLDHIIKERYPSFPDALRDVDDALNMLFLFANLPATTQISAKVTKEAQTICNQWLAYVARERLVRKVFVSIKGVYYQATIKGEEVRWLVPYKFPETIPTDIDLRIMLTFLEFYSTLLHFVLFKMYTDSGLVYPPKLDLEKDEIISGLSSYILSSKDEKSTVFDSATEQSNSDNVATLDSSALESALHADEDKEDPQQDQEDDEENVESVELDTFEDNTKNKGDLLAQPTEFDSPVATLFSDFVFFIGREVPTDIVEFLILSCGGTVITEVALDHVDDEKKEKMDLSKITHQIVDRPVLKNKVAGRTYIQPQWIFDCINKMELVPANLYLPGEPLPPHLSPWGDAIGYDPNAEDDEEAGSESEEEEEEVAEDENEEVAVEEDEDDEDLAAQKELEMEAKGIAYSDVKDTIKSDNKSKKRKNVTEEDEEKELKMIMMSNKQRKLYKKMKYSNDKKQEKVDNLKKKKAQISKTKKKLEKLEKK from the coding sequence ATGAGaatcaagaagaagaatacaaGAGGTAACGCtagaaatttcattaccAGATCTCAAGCTGTACGCAAATTGCAAGTTTCTCTAGCTGATTTCAGAAGATTATGTATATTCAAAGGTATCTATCCAAGAGAACCTCGTAATAAGAAGAAGGCTAACAAGGGCTCTACCGCCCCAACTACCTTTTACTACTCAAAGGacattcaatatttgatgcATGAACCTGTTTTAGCCAAATTCAGAGAACATAAGACTTTTGCAAAGAAATTAACTAAAGCCTTAGGAAGAGGTGAAGTTTCGTCTGCtaagaaattagaagaaaatagaagTTCCTACAAATTAGATCACATTATAAAAGAACGTTATCCAAGTTTCCCAGATGCCTTAAGAGATGTTGACGATGCTTTGAATATGTTATTCTTATTTGCAAACCTACCAGCCACTACTCAAATCTCTGCTAAAGTAACTAAAGAAGCTCAAACTATATGTAACCAGTGGTTGGCTTACGTTGCCAGAGAACGTCTTGTTAGAAAAGTTTTTGTTTCTATCAAGGGTGTCTACTACCAAGCTACTATAAAAGGTGAAGAAGTTAGATGGTTAGTTCCATACAAGTTCCCGGAAACTATTCCAACTGACATCGATTTAAGAATCATGTTGACATTTTTGGAATTCTATTCAACTTTATTGCATTTTGTTTTGTTCAAAATGTACACAGATAGTGGTTTAGTCTATCCTCCTAAATTAGATTTAGAAAAGGATGAGATAATAAGTGGTCTATCCTCTTACATTTTATCATCAAAGGACGAAAAATCTACAGTTTTTGATTCTGCAACTGAACAATCTAATAGCGATAACGTTGCCACTTTAGATTCATCCGCTTTAGAATCAGCCTTACACGCAGATGAAGACAAAGAAGACCCACAACAAGatcaagaagatgatgaagaaaacgTTGAAAGCGTTGAGTTAGACACATTTGAAGACAACACTAAAAATAAGGGTGATTTGCTAGCTCAACCAACTGAATTCGATTCTCCAGTAGCAACTTTATTCTCTGATTTCgtatttttcattggtaGAGAAGTTCCAACTGACATTGTTGAATTCTTGATATTGTCTTGTGGTGGTACTGTCATTACTGAAGTTGCATTAGATCATgtagatgatgaaaagaaggaaaagatgGACTTATCAAAGATTACACATCAAATTGTTGATAGACCAgttttaaaaaataaagttgCTGGCAGAACATACATTCAGCCACAATGGATATTTGACTGTATCAATAAAATGGAATTAGTTCCAGCTAACCTCTACTTGCCAGGTGAACCACTACCGCCACATTTAAGTCCTTGGGGAGATGCTATTGGTTACGACCCAAAtgctgaagatgatgaggaagCTGGCTCCgaaagtgaagaagaagaggaagaggttgcagaagatgaaaacgAAGAAGTCGctgttgaagaagatgaagatgacgaagatCTTGCAGCTCAAAAGGAACTTGAAATGGAAGCAAAGGGTATTGCATACAGTGATGTAAAGGATACCATCAAGAGCGACAACAAGAGcaaaaagagaaagaatgtaactgaagaagatgaagaaaaagaattgaagatgatCATGATGAGTAATAAACAACGTAAATTATacaagaagatgaaatacTCGAATGACaagaaacaagaaaagGTCGATAAcctaaagaagaagaaagcgCAAATTTCGAAGactaaaaagaaattggaaAAGTTAGAGAAGAAGTAA